A single window of Vigna radiata var. radiata cultivar VC1973A chromosome 4, Vradiata_ver6, whole genome shotgun sequence DNA harbors:
- the LOC106758625 gene encoding BAG family molecular chaperone regulator 8, chloroplastic, which translates to MASHCHCHHYHHHQAPPPPPPTITATTTTTQCCCYHNPLNTCCTTPPPQHHLLHPVASLLSQPQPHPILPSHQNYTKSHIHHNLNLPTQNHHLQHQHQTHSAISSLLHRIESLESSLNHYTRHSLRHTAATVIQTHFRSFLARRSRTLTQLKHLASIKSTFNALKSSCSSHGHVDFAALSLKAMNLLLELDSIEGCDPMIVDGKRSISRDLVRFLDSLEEVALRKHVLYVREARNVRSGKKVQTSRKAGDEERRKLLHNLRDRVEKLSRLCKVSANDEEDSESEGVTNVLIGGSSGVSPDKNGAFLGKRGVKKSVRFAENGNICEVYSRDVRCSDGSCSSSDEQGEVLDNVSGSVEDDGVNSYEGADDEEEVLVLESGVSDDGERSSRRAVENEGRNAEKEKLLFSAPLPLKMENRSGVKKT; encoded by the exons ATGGCCTCTCACTGCCACTGTCACCAttaccaccaccaccaagctcctcctcctcctcctcccaccatcaccgccaccaccaccaccacccaaTGCTGCTGCTACCACAATCCTCTTAACACCTGTTGCACAACTCCACCACCCCAACACCACCTTCTGCACCCCGTTGCATCACTCCTCTCTCAACCCCAACCTCACCCTATTCTTCCCTCCCATCAAAACTACACCAAATCTCACATTCACCACAACCTTAACCTCCCCACCCAAAACCACCACCTTCAACACCAACACCAAACCCATTCCGCCATCTCATCTCTCCTTCACCGCATCGAATCCCTCGAGTCCTCTCTCAACCACTACACCCGCCACTCCCTCCGCCACACCGCGGCCACCGTCATCCAAACCCATTTTCGCTCCTTCCTTGCTCGCAGATCAAGAACCCTAACCCAGCTCAAACACCTCGCTTCCATCAAATCCACATTCAACGCTCTCAAATCCTCTTGTTCCAGCCATGGCCATGTCGATTTCGCAGCCCTTTCTCTCAAAGCCATGAACTTGCTCCTCGAACTTGATTCGATCGAG GGTTGTGATCCGATGATTGTAGATGGGAAAAGGTCGATCAGCAGAGATTTGGTTCGGTTTTTGGACTCACTCGAAGAGGTTGCTTTGAGAAAGCACGTGCTCTATGTTAGAGAAGCAAGAAATGTGAGGTCTGGTAAGAAAGTTCAAACATCGAGAAAGGCAGGTGATGAGGAAAGGAGGAAGCTACTGCATAATTTGAGGGATAGGGTTGAAAAGCTGAGTAGACTATGTAAGGTTTCTGCTAATGATGAAGAAGATTCTGAGTCTGAGGGGGTGACCAATGTTTTGATCGGTGGAAGTAGTGGGGTGTCCCCAGACAAAAATGGCGCCTTCCTTGGTAAGCGAGGAGTGAAGAAGAGTGTTAGGTTTGCTGAGAATGGGAATATATGTGAGGTTTATAGCAGGGATGTAAGATGTTCCGATGGAAGTTGTTCATCTAGTGATGAGCAAGGAGAGGTTTTGGATAATGTGAGTGGTTcagttgaagatgatggtgtAAATTCTTATGAGGGTGCTGATGATGAGGAGGAAGTGTTGGTGTTAGAGAGTGGAGTAAGTGATGATGGTGAGAGGAGTAGTAGAAGGGCTGTGGAAAATGAGGGAAGAAATGCAGAGAAAGAAAAGCTCCTGTTCTCTGCTCCTTTGCCACTTAAGATGGAAAACAGAAGTGGTGTGAAGAAGACGTGA